A region of Chloracidobacterium sp. DNA encodes the following proteins:
- a CDS encoding acyl-CoA dehydrogenase family protein encodes MIEFELTEEHVALQQTVREFCAGEVAPYIKEWDEKSHFERSVFDKMADLGLMGVCIPEQYGGAGFDYISLGLVCEELETCDTFLRVAMSVHVGLNSLSVYSWGTEEQKQHYLVPQAKGEKLATFGLTEPNAGSDVIGMRSYAKRDGDDWILNGEKMWISLGDVADHFLFFCWTDQEKQKVRDHSGLSCFIVERTMPGFSSGTLHGKLGIRAGNTGYFSLQDVRVPKENMLGQEGEGFKIAMFSLENGRYTVASGATGVIRAARDASVAYANTREVQGQPIANFQLVKQKIANMEADYQMSHLLWLKTGYLKNEGLPSARAASLAKWQATVRSETAASMAIEIHGANGYTNDYPVERYLRNCKAAVIYEGTRDIHTLMQADWALGLKKEKAARVTLPPYKQGDSKASA; translated from the coding sequence GTGATCGAATTTGAACTGACCGAAGAACATGTCGCTTTGCAGCAGACCGTCCGTGAATTTTGTGCGGGCGAAGTCGCACCTTACATCAAAGAATGGGACGAAAAGTCGCATTTTGAACGCTCCGTTTTTGACAAGATGGCTGATCTTGGTCTGATGGGCGTTTGTATTCCTGAGCAATATGGCGGAGCGGGATTTGACTATATTTCGCTCGGTCTTGTGTGTGAGGAACTTGAAACTTGCGACACATTTTTGCGGGTCGCGATGTCCGTTCACGTCGGGTTGAACAGCCTGAGTGTTTATAGCTGGGGAACTGAGGAACAGAAACAACACTATCTCGTTCCGCAAGCAAAAGGCGAAAAGCTGGCGACATTTGGATTGACCGAGCCTAACGCAGGCAGCGACGTTATCGGCATGCGTTCATATGCGAAGCGTGATGGCGACGATTGGATTTTGAACGGCGAAAAAATGTGGATATCGCTTGGCGATGTTGCGGATCATTTTCTGTTTTTCTGCTGGACCGATCAGGAAAAGCAAAAGGTTCGTGACCATTCAGGCTTAAGCTGTTTTATTGTCGAGCGCACAATGCCCGGTTTTTCTAGTGGCACGCTTCACGGCAAACTTGGTATTCGTGCTGGCAACACAGGTTACTTCTCGCTGCAGGATGTTCGCGTGCCGAAAGAGAATATGCTCGGGCAGGAAGGCGAAGGATTTAAGATCGCTATGTTCAGCCTCGAGAACGGCCGTTATACAGTGGCTTCGGGAGCTACGGGCGTTATCCGTGCGGCTCGCGATGCGTCGGTCGCTTATGCGAACACTCGTGAAGTTCAGGGCCAGCCGATCGCTAACTTTCAGCTTGTAAAACAGAAGATCGCCAATATGGAAGCCGATTATCAAATGTCGCATTTGCTGTGGTTAAAGACGGGCTACCTGAAAAATGAAGGGTTGCCTTCAGCACGAGCCGCGAGTCTTGCTAAGTGGCAGGCGACGGTCCGAAGTGAAACAGCCGCCTCAATGGCGATCGAGATTCATGGGGCGAACGGCTACACCAACGACTATCCGGTCGAGCGTTATTTACGCAATTGCAAAGCAGCAGTTATTTACGAAGGAACGCGTGATATTCACACGCTGATGCAGGCAGATTGGGCGTTGGGGCTTAAAAAGGAAAAGGCGGCCCGCGTCACGCTGCCGCCATACAAACAAGGTGATAGTAAAGCCTCGGCCTAA
- a CDS encoding GerMN domain-containing protein: MKIAILMMGVIAFAGVGFGQKAQTVTVKVFFHNENLNPNMQDCTKAFPTTRTIPKTTAVARAALDELFKGTTEAERAKGFESFDPESTKGIVKGLRIKNGAAYLNFTKRAFEQLGNATTSCGGGFFAMVEETLMQFPTIKKVYYAVEGSTSDFYEWVQVGECPYGKHCRKSNFQ; the protein is encoded by the coding sequence ATGAAAATAGCAATTTTGATGATGGGGGTTATTGCGTTTGCGGGTGTTGGTTTTGGGCAGAAGGCGCAGACGGTGACGGTGAAGGTTTTTTTTCATAATGAGAATCTTAATCCGAATATGCAGGACTGCACAAAGGCTTTTCCGACGACGAGGACAATTCCAAAAACGACGGCTGTCGCCCGGGCAGCGCTTGATGAGCTTTTTAAAGGCACGACCGAAGCGGAGAGGGCGAAGGGATTTGAGTCGTTCGATCCTGAATCAACAAAGGGAATTGTCAAGGGGCTTCGCATAAAGAATGGGGCGGCGTATCTCAACTTTACAAAGCGCGCGTTCGAGCAATTAGGCAACGCGACTACGAGTTGCGGCGGCGGTTTTTTCGCGATGGTCGAAGAAACTCTTATGCAATTTCCGACGATCAAAAAAGTCTATTACGCCGTCGAAGGCAGCACGAGCGATTTTTACGAATGGGTGCAGGTCGGCGAATGTCCTTATGGGAAGCACTGCAGGAAGAGTAATTTTCAGTAG
- a CDS encoding molybdopterin molybdotransferase MoeA yields MIDISKATKLVDLETGSIGAERIDLAASVGRILSEDIIADTDLPPFDRSQMDGFAVVAVDTKNAPVALKIVGESAAGRGWHKTTKRGQAVRIMTGAPVPMGADAVQKIELTSETKNGIVTINEPTEKGRFIVRKASEIKKGSHILKSGEVINENMIATLAAFGYAKIKVSKRPRVAILGTGSEIVEISKKPGRDQIRNSNSVMLDVLARKFGAATMIFPISKDEISNLKSQISNAAKNTEILVITGGVSVGKYDLTKTVLLELGAEIFFDKVRLKPGKPAVFARLGKTLVFGLPGNPVSAAVTFHLFVRKAILKMQGASTTDMQKGFAILGADARSARERDTYLPSRLETNKLGQLVAHPLKWQGSSDFIGYARADSMIFVPRGKQLAKGAVAEIVFL; encoded by the coding sequence ATGATTGATATTTCAAAAGCTACTAAGCTGGTCGACCTCGAGACCGGTTCCATTGGAGCCGAACGCATCGACCTCGCGGCGTCAGTTGGCCGGATCTTGAGCGAAGACATCATCGCCGACACCGATCTGCCGCCATTTGACCGGTCGCAGATGGACGGTTTTGCGGTTGTCGCCGTTGACACAAAAAATGCGCCTGTAGCGCTCAAAATAGTCGGCGAATCAGCCGCCGGACGAGGCTGGCACAAAACGACGAAACGCGGCCAGGCAGTTAGGATCATGACTGGTGCTCCCGTTCCAATGGGCGCCGACGCGGTGCAAAAAATCGAACTCACGAGTGAGACAAAAAATGGAATTGTCACGATAAATGAACCTACGGAAAAAGGCCGGTTTATTGTCCGCAAAGCGAGCGAGATCAAGAAAGGTTCCCATATTCTCAAATCAGGCGAGGTCATTAACGAAAACATGATCGCCACGCTCGCCGCATTCGGTTACGCAAAGATCAAGGTCTCAAAACGGCCAAGAGTCGCAATCCTCGGAACAGGCAGCGAGATCGTTGAAATTTCAAAAAAGCCGGGACGCGACCAGATACGCAATTCAAATTCGGTGATGCTGGATGTTCTAGCTCGAAAATTCGGAGCGGCAACAATGATCTTTCCGATCTCAAAAGACGAGATCTCAAATCTCAAATCTCAAATCTCAAATGCGGCGAAGAACACCGAAATTCTTGTGATAACTGGCGGCGTGTCCGTTGGAAAATATGACCTAACGAAAACCGTCTTACTCGAACTCGGCGCCGAGATCTTTTTTGACAAAGTGCGACTTAAACCCGGCAAACCTGCGGTTTTTGCGAGGCTTGGCAAGACACTAGTTTTCGGCCTGCCAGGGAATCCCGTCTCGGCGGCAGTGACCTTTCATCTTTTTGTCCGCAAAGCTATCCTTAAAATGCAGGGAGCATCTACAACTGACATGCAAAAAGGCTTTGCGATTCTCGGGGCTGATGCAAGGTCCGCACGCGAGCGTGACACATATCTGCCGTCGCGTTTAGAAACAAATAAATTGGGCCAGTTGGTCGCTCATCCGTTAAAATGGCAAGGGTCGTCGGATTTTATTGGATACGCGCGGGCCGATTCGATGATCTTTGTTCCGCGCGGCAAACAGTTGGCGAAAGGCGCTGTCGCCGAAATAGTTTTCTTATGA
- the uvrA gene encoding excinuclease ABC subunit UvrA — protein MQAAKSKEEQIVVRGARVHNLKNITVALPVNKLTVITGVSGSGKSSLAFDTLYAEGQRRYVESLSAYARQFLERMDKPDVDEITGISPAIAIRQKNSTKNPRSTVATQTEIYDYLRLLFARAGTTICHVCGREVKKDSPESAADEILNELAEGTRFYVLFPINEDTASRRERKAPANRARKKAKPADLSTQAFLISLLQQGFSRLYRDGEMIELQKPEDYPHDDFDNTYVLIDRLAAAPDIRQRLVDSLETCFREAHAAVIEVAGAPTAEARTSVRAKHASQEPKTVLKFSDSYICKYDGTRYEEPEPHLFSFNSPFGACATCQGFGNTIGIDYGLVIPNPLLSLKEGAIEPFTRPTHAWAQKELVKYAEHANIDLKTPYADLPDFQQNCIIYGDEGWRGIKGFFAWLETKKYKLHVRVFLAKYRGYTRCPDCDGQRLRQEARDVKIGLRSLPEIIDLSISDAYAFFESLKMDAERAQIADKLLLEIRRRLKFLVEVGLDYLTLGRLAATLSGGEAQRIQLATNLGSLLVGTLYVLDEPSIGLHPRDNSRLIKILENLRDIGNTVLVVEHDEETMRAADHIIDIGVHAGEHGGELVYEGNFANLLKSDTSLTAKYLRGDSEIKVPQKRRPVGKNKIEIIGAREHNLKDVSVKIPLDMLVCITGISGSGKSTLVHDVLYAGLKKKRGEWNSHVGFFKEIKGGDLVDDIILVDQSPIGRTPRSNPVTYIKAYDAIREVFAGTNASKTKGYNASHFSFNVPGGRCEICQGSGTVTIEMQFLADVELTCEDCRGMRFKQDILDVKYKGKNIHEVLQMTIREAILFFKDVAKLVSRLKVLDAVGLGYLRLGQSATTLSGGEAQRVKLASHLAQKTANKTLFIFDEPTTGLHFDDINKLLTAFRALIDNGGSLLVIEHNMDVIKTADYVIDMGPEGGIGGGEIVATGTPEKVAKVEGSFTGKYLKEILR, from the coding sequence ATGCAGGCTGCGAAGTCAAAAGAGGAACAGATAGTCGTTCGCGGGGCCCGCGTTCACAATCTCAAGAACATCACTGTCGCTCTGCCCGTCAATAAGCTGACAGTGATCACGGGCGTTTCCGGTTCGGGCAAATCTTCGCTTGCTTTTGACACGCTCTATGCCGAGGGCCAGCGGCGTTATGTCGAATCCTTGTCGGCGTACGCCCGCCAGTTCCTCGAACGCATGGACAAGCCCGATGTCGATGAGATAACCGGCATCTCACCCGCCATCGCCATCCGGCAAAAGAACTCGACAAAAAATCCCCGCTCGACCGTCGCCACGCAAACCGAGATCTACGATTACCTGCGGCTGCTCTTCGCCCGCGCCGGAACGACCATCTGCCACGTCTGCGGCCGCGAGGTAAAAAAAGATTCACCCGAATCGGCAGCGGATGAGATATTAAACGAACTCGCAGAAGGCACGCGGTTTTACGTCCTTTTCCCCATCAATGAAGACACCGCTTCGCGTCGAGAGAGAAAGGCGCCGGCGAACCGGGCAAGAAAAAAGGCAAAACCCGCCGATCTCAGCACCCAAGCCTTCCTCATCTCGCTCCTCCAACAAGGCTTTTCCCGCCTCTATCGAGACGGCGAAATGATCGAGCTTCAAAAGCCGGAAGATTACCCACACGACGATTTCGATAACACCTACGTCCTCATCGACCGCCTCGCAGCGGCACCGGATATTCGCCAACGTCTCGTCGATTCACTCGAAACGTGCTTCCGCGAAGCCCACGCGGCGGTAATAGAAGTTGCTGGCGCTCCGACTGCGGAAGCCCGCACGTCAGTAAGGGCGAAACACGCATCTCAAGAGCCAAAAACCGTTTTGAAATTTTCCGATAGTTATATCTGCAAATACGACGGCACGCGTTACGAAGAACCTGAACCGCATCTGTTCAGTTTCAATTCGCCATTCGGCGCGTGCGCGACGTGTCAGGGTTTTGGCAACACGATCGGCATCGATTATGGCCTCGTCATTCCAAATCCGCTGCTGTCGCTAAAGGAAGGTGCGATCGAGCCTTTTACTCGTCCGACACACGCGTGGGCACAAAAGGAATTGGTCAAGTATGCCGAACACGCGAATATCGATCTGAAAACGCCATACGCCGATCTGCCCGACTTTCAGCAAAACTGCATCATCTACGGTGACGAAGGCTGGCGTGGCATCAAGGGCTTTTTTGCGTGGCTCGAAACAAAAAAATACAAACTGCACGTCCGCGTCTTTCTCGCCAAATATCGCGGCTACACGCGATGCCCCGACTGCGACGGCCAGCGTCTGCGCCAAGAGGCCCGCGATGTAAAGATCGGTCTGCGTTCGCTGCCGGAGATCATTGATCTGTCGATCAGCGACGCATACGCTTTTTTTGAATCTCTCAAGATGGACGCCGAGCGTGCGCAGATCGCTGACAAATTGTTGTTAGAGATAAGACGACGATTGAAATTCCTCGTCGAAGTCGGTCTTGATTATCTGACGCTTGGACGCCTCGCCGCAACGCTTTCGGGCGGTGAGGCACAACGCATTCAACTTGCGACAAACCTCGGTTCCCTGCTCGTCGGCACGCTGTACGTTTTGGACGAGCCAAGCATCGGCCTGCATCCGCGCGACAATTCACGGCTGATAAAAATCCTCGAAAATCTCCGCGACATCGGCAACACAGTACTCGTAGTTGAGCACGACGAAGAAACAATGCGTGCCGCCGATCACATCATCGACATCGGCGTTCACGCCGGCGAGCACGGCGGCGAGCTTGTTTACGAAGGCAATTTTGCGAATTTGTTAAAGTCCGACACGTCGCTCACCGCAAAATATCTTCGCGGCGATTCTGAGATCAAGGTTCCGCAAAAGCGTCGGCCCGTCGGAAAGAACAAGATCGAAATAATCGGAGCCCGCGAGCACAATCTAAAAGACGTATCAGTAAAAATTCCGCTAGATATGCTTGTTTGTATAACCGGCATTTCAGGCTCGGGTAAATCGACGCTTGTTCATGATGTTCTTTACGCGGGATTAAAGAAAAAACGCGGCGAGTGGAATTCGCATGTTGGATTTTTCAAAGAGATAAAAGGCGGCGATCTCGTGGACGACATCATCCTCGTCGATCAATCGCCCATCGGCCGCACGCCGCGTTCGAATCCCGTCACTTACATAAAAGCCTACGACGCCATCCGCGAAGTCTTTGCCGGAACAAATGCGTCAAAAACAAAAGGCTACAATGCATCGCATTTCTCGTTCAACGTCCCCGGCGGACGCTGTGAAATTTGTCAGGGCTCGGGCACGGTAACAATAGAAATGCAGTTCCTCGCGGATGTCGAACTCACATGCGAAGACTGTCGCGGGATGCGATTCAAACAAGACATTCTCGACGTCAAATACAAAGGCAAGAACATCCACGAAGTCCTGCAAATGACCATCCGCGAAGCGATCCTTTTCTTCAAAGATGTAGCAAAACTCGTCTCGCGTCTAAAGGTCCTCGACGCCGTCGGCCTCGGTTATCTGCGGCTTGGCCAGTCCGCAACAACACTAAGCGGCGGCGAAGCTCAACGCGTAAAACTCGCTTCGCACCTCGCCCAAAAAACTGCCAACAAGACCCTGTTTATTTTTGATGAACCGACAACAGGATTGCACTTCGACGACATCAACAAACTGCTGACCGCGTTCCGCGCCTTGATCGACAACGGAGGCAGCCTGCTCGTCATCGAGCACAACATGGACGTGATAAAAACCGCCGATTACGTCATCGACATGGGCCCCGAAGGCGGCATCGGCGGCGGCGAAATAGTCGCAACCGGAACACCGGAAAAAGTCGCAAAGGTCGAAGGCTCTTTCACCGGAAAGTATTTGAAAGAAATTCTTCGTTAG
- the moaC gene encoding cyclic pyranopterin monophosphate synthase MoaC has product MNDLSHFDEAGKIKMVDVSGKEITARRAVASGKVLLSLATLETLQTQQTPKGDPLEIARIAGIMAAKKTSELIPLCHQINLSKVNVTAEFRDYGVYLEAEAITNAQTGVEMEALTAVSVAALTIYDMCKAVQKDIVISDVKLESKTGGKADFERMK; this is encoded by the coding sequence ATGAATGATCTGTCGCATTTTGACGAAGCAGGAAAAATAAAAATGGTTGATGTTTCCGGTAAGGAAATAACGGCAAGGCGAGCCGTCGCGTCCGGAAAAGTTCTTCTCTCACTCGCAACTCTCGAAACCCTCCAAACTCAACAAACTCCGAAAGGTGATCCGCTTGAGATCGCACGCATCGCCGGGATAATGGCCGCGAAGAAAACCTCGGAGCTTATTCCTCTCTGCCATCAGATCAATCTGTCGAAGGTGAACGTCACCGCCGAATTTCGCGACTATGGCGTATATCTTGAGGCCGAAGCCATCACCAACGCCCAAACCGGCGTCGAAATGGAGGCATTGACAGCAGTTTCGGTCGCCGCACTCACGATCTACGATATGTGCAAAGCTGTGCAAAAAGACATCGTGATCTCTGACGTGAAACTAGAATCAAAGACTGGCGGCAAAGCAGACTTCGAGCGTATGAAATAG
- a CDS encoding M50 family metallopeptidase: MRYKLAADAKPQVTLLLSATGVSVALWFVAWYMPVVGYIVYPLQLFATFIHESSHALMTLVTGNHVMSLTVSPDTSGMVWSQAPWFSSMLISSSGYLGATAFGTLLLIWMRFGYSSRAALYFSSGLVGVMTIVFGFLAPFWHLLANVTFGSVVFTVFSGAVLSAGLFAIAKFANAKWVNFALAFLAVQCLLNAFFSLKDLFFISAAGSQPTDAANMAAATGIPALLWVVVWIVISIVMISLGLRMYAVGKGTVSGDSVFED; encoded by the coding sequence ATGAGATACAAGCTAGCCGCAGATGCCAAACCGCAGGTCACGCTTTTGCTCTCAGCGACGGGAGTCAGTGTCGCGTTATGGTTCGTCGCTTGGTATATGCCGGTTGTCGGATATATCGTTTATCCGCTTCAGCTTTTTGCGACATTCATTCACGAGAGCAGTCACGCGTTGATGACCCTTGTCACGGGCAACCACGTAATGAGCCTCACCGTCTCGCCTGATACAAGCGGCATGGTCTGGTCGCAGGCTCCGTGGTTCTCATCAATGCTCATCTCAAGCTCCGGTTATCTCGGAGCGACAGCGTTCGGCACACTGCTGCTCATCTGGATGCGGTTTGGTTATTCTTCGCGTGCTGCTTTGTATTTTTCATCAGGCCTCGTCGGTGTGATGACGATCGTCTTTGGTTTCCTTGCACCATTTTGGCATTTGCTCGCAAACGTCACATTCGGCAGCGTCGTATTTACTGTGTTCTCAGGTGCAGTGCTTTCCGCCGGTCTTTTCGCCATAGCCAAATTCGCAAATGCCAAGTGGGTAAACTTCGCACTCGCATTTCTCGCGGTTCAATGTCTGCTCAACGCTTTCTTCAGCCTTAAAGACCTCTTCTTCATCTCTGCCGCCGGCTCACAGCCTACCGACGCCGCAAACATGGCCGCCGCGACCGGAATTCCTGCACTTCTTTGGGTTGTTGTTTGGATCGTAATTTCGATCGTGATGATTTCGCTCGGTTTGCGTATGTATGCGGTCGGAAAAGGTACCGTGTCGGGCGATTCAGTTTTTGAGGATTAA